ATTTACAATTATTTCGTTTTCATCTAAATTTAGTTTATTAACTGCTTCATTTATTCTATCTGTTCCACTTTGGTGTTCACTTGAAGTCATTACGGCATCAAAACCATGCTCTTGCGCTAAATCAATCACTTCTTGAGAATCTGTAGCAATTACAACTTTGTCTAATGAGCTTACTTGTTTTGCTGTTTTTATAACCATAGGCAAACCTAAAATATCTACTAATATTTTATTTGCAAATCTACTTGAATTTAATCTTGCTGGGATAATAATCATTTATTTGTTCCTTAGGTTATCAAACCTTGTTTAAAGTGTATGTATTATATTATAAAATCTTTAAAGAAGAATATGAAAGAAGAATTTTATGAAAAAAACTATTACAGTTATTGATACCTTTGGCTTTTTATTTAGAAGTTTTTATGCACTACCACCGTTAAAATCAAAAGATGGTTTTCCTACAGGATTATTAACAGGATTTATGAATTTTATAGCAAATGTTGGAAAAGATTTTCAAACAGATTATATTGTTTTTGCTCTTGATGCAAAAGGACCTACATTTAGAAGTGATATATATACTGAATATAAATCACATAGACCTGATGTTCCTGAAGATTTATTAAAGCAACTTCCAATTGCAATTGATTGGATTGAAAGAATGGATTTCAAAACTGCAATTAGAACAGGTTTTGAAGCTGATGATATTGTTGCCTCAATTGCAAAAGATGCAAAAGAAAAAGGTTTAGAAGTTAGAATTGTTTCTCACGATAAAGATTTATACCAATTAATCGAAGAAGACATTTATTTATTTGACCCAATTAAAAAAAGTGTTATTGATGAAAAAACATGTTTTGATAAATATGGTGTTTATCCAAAACAGTTCACTGATTATCAATCATTATTAGGTGATAGTGCTGATAATGTTCCCGGAGTTAAAGGAGTTGGTGCTAAAACGGCACAAGCTTTAATAGAACAATATAATGACTTAGATAATATCTATGCAAATTTAGAAAATATTGAAAAGAAAAGATGGCAAACACTTTTAACAGAAGGAAAAGAATTAGCTTATATTTCAAAACAGCTTGTAACTTTATCAAAAGATTGTCATTGTATTGATAATTTAGAAGAATTCCATTTACCTGTTGAAAACCCAATTTTAAAAATTTCTGATACCTTATTAGAATTTGGTTTAAATAGAGTAATTGATAGAGTTAATAAAGAAGGACTAAATTATAAAACTGAAATGCCAAAACCAAAAGAAGTTTTAAAAACTGAATATATACTTTTAAACGATGAAAAAGAATTATTCGAAGTAATTAACAAAATACCAAAAGATACTATTGTAGCTTTTGATACAGAAACAACAGATGTAGACACTTTAAAAGCGCAAATTGTAGGTTTTTCTTTTGCCTATGAAGAAGATAAAGCATATTATGCTCCAATTTCGCATTTTTATTTAGGTGCACCTGAACAAATTTCTATTGAAGCAGCTAAAAGAGCTATTAATGAATTAAACAATCATAAATTAGTATTACAAAACTTCAAATATGACTATGAGATAGTAAAATTTAATTTAGATATAGAATTAAAACTATACGCAGATACAATGATTTTAGCGTGGCTTTTAAATACAAGCCAAAGAGTAGGTCTTGATTTCCAAATAGAAAAATATTTTGACCATAAAATGATTGCATTTAAAGATGTTGTAAAAAAAGGTGAGAACTTTTCTAATGTTGAAGTATCTAAAGCTTGTGAATATGCAGGTGAAGATGCATTAATGACTTTAAAACTTTATAAAAAACAGTTAATTGAGTTTGATAAAGAAGAAAATAAAAAACTCCTTGATTTAGCAAAAGAAGTAGAGTTTGATTTTATATATGTATTAGCAAATATGTTTGAAAAAGGAATAAAAGTTGATACTAAAGTTCTTGAAGAGTTAAAACATAGTAACAATGACAATATACAAAGTTTAATTACAAGAATTTATGAAGCTGCAGGAACGGAGTTTAATATTAATTCTCCTAAGCAATTAGGTAGTATTTTATTTGAAACATTAAAGTTACCACCATCAAAGAAAACAAAAACTGGATATAGTACTAATGAAGTTGTTTTACATAAACTATATGATGAACATGAAATTATTCCTTTATTACTAAAATATAGAGAAGCTTTTAAACTTCAATCAACTTATATAGAACCATTATTAGAATTAGCTTTAAAAAATGACGAAAATAGAATTTATACTTCTTTCTTACAAACAGGAACAGCTACAGGAAGATTAAGTTCTAAGAACCCTAACTTACAGAATATTCCTGTAAGAAGTGAGGCAGGGGCATTAATAAGATCAGCATTTATACCAAAAGATGGATATAAACTTGTAGGAATTGATTATTCACAAATAGAGTTGAGACTTCTTGCTCATTTTAGTCAAGATAAAGCATTAGTTGATGCATTTAATTCAGGAGATGATATTCACTATCAAACATCAGTGAAAATTTTTGGTGAAGAAAAGGCAAAAGAGAAAAGGGCAGTTGCAAAATCAATTAACTTTGGTTTACTTTATGGAATGGGAAGTAAAAAACTTGCTGATACTTTAGGAATAACAACTAAAGAAGCTAAGTCATATATTGAATCATATTTTGAAGCTTTTGTTACAGTAAAAGATTATTTAAAATCAATTGAAGAGTTTGCTTTTGAAAATGGATACATTGAAACGCTTCTAAAAAGAAAGAGATTATTTGATTTTGATTCAGCAAATGGAATGCAAAAAGCTGCATATTTAAGAGAATCTGTTAATACTTTATTTCAAGGATCTGCAGCAGATTTAATAAAATTATCAATGATAAAAATATATGAAAAATATAAAAATAATGAAAAAATGAGTATGTTATTACAAATTCATGATGAATTAATCTTTGAAATTGAAGAAAATGAGGTAGAAAAAATAACTAAAGACTTAGAAAAGATAATGGAAAGCATTTTTAGCTTAAACGTCCCATTAAAGGTATCTTGTTCAATTGGAGAGTCTTGGCAAGACTTAAAATAGACTTAAGAAAACCTAATATTGTAAAATATACTAGATATGTTTTGACTTATTAAGTTTTTTTTGTTATTATTATGGCTTAAATCAATATTCAAAGAGTAAAAAATGTTAAAAACAGTAAGAAATATAAGAAAACTTTATAACGCAAAATTATTATTCGTAAGTAGTGATGAAACAATTCATGAAACAATTGAAAATGAATTTGATGATTATTTTAAAGAATTAAAAATAGCAAGTAATATTAATGATGCTTTAGAATTAGCATGTTCAAATACATATGATATGGTAATCATTGATACAAATATTAAAGGTGTTAGTTTTTCTGAATTATGTTCAGAATTAGCAAATTTGGCACCAACATTACCAAAAATTATTATTTCAGATTCAGATGATAATGAAGACATTGTTACAGCTATTAATTATAGTGCATATACTTTTCTATCAAAACCATTGAGACCAAAAGATATTAGACTATCTGTAATCATGTGTCTTAATCAAACAAAAAGAGGTGATAAAATTGAATTCCAAGGTGGAATTTATTTTGATGAATACAGAGATCAGTTTTTTAAAGCTGGTGGAACTTTAGTTGATTTTACAAGACTTGAAAAAGCATTCTTGAAATTACTAATTTCAAAAAGAAGTGATATAGTTGATTATGATTTAATCAAAGAAGTAGTTTGGAAAGGTAAGGATATGTCTATTTATACAATGAGAAATATTGTAAATAAAATTAGACAAAAAACTTATTATGAAATTATTAGAAACCATTCTAATAAGGGATATACAATAGATAATTTTAAGAACTCTTAATCTTATCCATTTGCATAATATTAATAAAAAAGTTATAATATGGAAGAATTGATCG
This sequence is a window from Poseidonibacter parvus. Protein-coding genes within it:
- a CDS encoding response regulator transcription factor; the encoded protein is MLKTVRNIRKLYNAKLLFVSSDETIHETIENEFDDYFKELKIASNINDALELACSNTYDMVIIDTNIKGVSFSELCSELANLAPTLPKIIISDSDDNEDIVTAINYSAYTFLSKPLRPKDIRLSVIMCLNQTKRGDKIEFQGGIYFDEYRDQFFKAGGTLVDFTRLEKAFLKLLISKRSDIVDYDLIKEVVWKGKDMSIYTMRNIVNKIRQKTYYEIIRNHSNKGYTIDNFKNS
- the polA gene encoding DNA polymerase I encodes the protein MKKTITVIDTFGFLFRSFYALPPLKSKDGFPTGLLTGFMNFIANVGKDFQTDYIVFALDAKGPTFRSDIYTEYKSHRPDVPEDLLKQLPIAIDWIERMDFKTAIRTGFEADDIVASIAKDAKEKGLEVRIVSHDKDLYQLIEEDIYLFDPIKKSVIDEKTCFDKYGVYPKQFTDYQSLLGDSADNVPGVKGVGAKTAQALIEQYNDLDNIYANLENIEKKRWQTLLTEGKELAYISKQLVTLSKDCHCIDNLEEFHLPVENPILKISDTLLEFGLNRVIDRVNKEGLNYKTEMPKPKEVLKTEYILLNDEKELFEVINKIPKDTIVAFDTETTDVDTLKAQIVGFSFAYEEDKAYYAPISHFYLGAPEQISIEAAKRAINELNNHKLVLQNFKYDYEIVKFNLDIELKLYADTMILAWLLNTSQRVGLDFQIEKYFDHKMIAFKDVVKKGENFSNVEVSKACEYAGEDALMTLKLYKKQLIEFDKEENKKLLDLAKEVEFDFIYVLANMFEKGIKVDTKVLEELKHSNNDNIQSLITRIYEAAGTEFNINSPKQLGSILFETLKLPPSKKTKTGYSTNEVVLHKLYDEHEIIPLLLKYREAFKLQSTYIEPLLELALKNDENRIYTSFLQTGTATGRLSSKNPNLQNIPVRSEAGALIRSAFIPKDGYKLVGIDYSQIELRLLAHFSQDKALVDAFNSGDDIHYQTSVKIFGEEKAKEKRAVAKSINFGLLYGMGSKKLADTLGITTKEAKSYIESYFEAFVTVKDYLKSIEEFAFENGYIETLLKRKRLFDFDSANGMQKAAYLRESVNTLFQGSAADLIKLSMIKIYEKYKNNEKMSMLLQIHDELIFEIEENEVEKITKDLEKIMESIFSLNVPLKVSCSIGESWQDLK